From a single Bradyrhizobium sediminis genomic region:
- a CDS encoding transglutaminase-like cysteine peptidase, with translation MTPRLELRVLRSFAFVAGLTVSIIACATSGSFAAEEVVVAETAADFSPGADRTSMRPPATFFSINAVLAKHDQQRGRGPGAIRLASLTPPSNSATDAQPASRETAPAGKDPFGLFTFRAPEGLLWRKWRGVEAAMAKEQAVLDQCRADAGNCPSYAAQFMRLIHAVKSKSGRVQLDEANRAVNTAIRYVSDYALHGEADRWSTPLATFATAKGDCEDYAIAKYVALSEAGFPREDLQLVLVRDRAVRQDHAVLAARLDGRWLILDSRHSTLVEDSDASSLTPLFAINQRGVHLFAAPYAKRPLLADEVEAAPAAAGGDVTEWTGAEASSDGSFQLFTLPLLM, from the coding sequence ATGACGCCGCGTTTGGAATTGCGGGTGCTTCGCTCGTTTGCGTTTGTTGCGGGGCTCACTGTTTCGATTATCGCATGTGCGACCTCCGGTTCATTCGCGGCCGAGGAAGTCGTCGTCGCCGAAACTGCCGCTGATTTTAGCCCCGGCGCCGACCGGACGTCGATGCGCCCTCCTGCAACGTTTTTCAGTATCAACGCCGTCCTCGCGAAACACGACCAGCAGCGCGGCCGCGGACCTGGTGCCATTCGTCTGGCCTCGCTCACTCCCCCGTCGAATTCCGCGACGGACGCGCAACCCGCGTCGAGGGAAACTGCGCCGGCCGGCAAAGATCCCTTTGGCTTGTTCACGTTTCGCGCGCCCGAAGGCCTGCTCTGGCGCAAGTGGCGCGGCGTCGAAGCCGCCATGGCGAAGGAGCAAGCCGTTCTGGATCAATGCCGGGCGGATGCCGGGAACTGCCCGTCGTACGCCGCGCAATTCATGCGGCTGATCCACGCCGTCAAGTCAAAGTCCGGCCGCGTCCAACTCGACGAGGCCAATCGCGCCGTCAACACGGCGATCCGCTATGTCAGCGACTATGCCTTGCATGGTGAAGCGGATCGATGGAGCACGCCGCTCGCGACTTTTGCGACCGCGAAAGGTGACTGCGAGGACTACGCAATTGCCAAATATGTGGCCTTGAGCGAGGCGGGCTTTCCCCGTGAAGATCTCCAGCTGGTGCTGGTTCGCGATCGCGCGGTCCGTCAGGATCATGCGGTGCTGGCCGCACGCCTCGACGGCCGCTGGCTGATCCTAGACAGCCGGCATTCCACGCTGGTTGAGGACTCCGATGCCTCGAGCCTTACGCCGTTGTTCGCTATCAACCAGCGGGGCGTGCATCTGTTCGCGGCGCCCTATGCGAAACGACCGCTACTGGCAGACGAAGTCGAGGCAGCACCGGCGGCGGCAGGCGGCGACGTCACGGAATGGACCGGCGCGGAGGCATCGAGCGACGGCAGCTTTCAGCTCTTCACGCTGCCCCTCCTGATGTAA
- a CDS encoding beta strand repeat-containing protein, which translates to MNAQFQIAQATGTGTGNSASAAKPRIFKLTKPLTDQAVIINLGYDQKVQVDFSSIANEKITLVHVGEKLIILFDNQSTVTVEPFFDSRHDAQQNLSIEVAPGRQVTVNEFASLFPITTDQSVLPAAGTEGGNAQASGANFSPYEVDPLPPVPTNKLAPQEALGNFVLTPETFAGVPTEEPAPPAGPTIVAGIGLPLSVDESFIPVVGSQQAPAGSNVDTEAFASAFTVDAPAGVQSVTYALTINNPTTNLIDSISGEQVLLSLNGAMVEGRTAIGGDLVFTLTVDAAGNVTFTELRGVHEGTPGDFNEGISLTSGLVSLTATVTDVNNVSASASIDLGPQITINDDGPHAVADTNWTVEDSAGSIVGNALLDISHSGDPSPVLDFADVGDIVGADSGFVTGIAAGAGSPVVVPSGLGGVDITGAYGHLVIHEDGSYSYSLGGSGVDTAAVQALDDGDVPLLDVFTYTVTDGDGDASSASLTISVFGTNDAPVANADTNWAQEDTTNATGNVLQTIAHAGAPSGIFSDVADTDVDIETLTVTNVSDTNENLAVIAGTTSANGTVIVGQYGTLTLGADGSYSYVVDNSNAAVQGLDTGESLVDNAFTYTVTDGTTTTTATLTVTVFGTNDAPVANADTNWAQEDTTNATGNVLQTIAHAGAPSGIFSDVADTDVDIEALTVTNVSDTNENLAVIAGTTSANGTVIVGQYGTLTLGADGSYSYVVDNSNAAVQGLDTGESLVDNAFTYTVTDGTTTTTATLTVTVFGTNDAPVANADTNWAQEDTTNATGNVLQTIAHAGAPSGIFSDVADTDVDIEALTVTNVSDTNENLAVIAGTTSANGTVIVGQYGTLTLGADGSYSYVVDNSNAAVQGLDTGESLVDNAFTYTVTDGTTTTTATLTVTVFGTNDAPVANADTNWAQEDTTNATGNVLQTIAHAGAPSGIFSDVADTDVDIEALTVTNVSDTNENLAVIAGTTSANGTVIVGQYGTLTLGADGSYSYVVDNSNAAVQGLDTGESLVDNAFTYTVTDGTTTTTATLTVTVFGTNDAPVANADTNWAQEDTTNATGNVLQTIAHAGAPSGIFSDVADTDVDIEALTVTNVSDTNENLAVIAGTTSANGTVIVGQYGTLTLGADGSYSYVVDNSNAAVQGLDTGESLVDNAFTYTVTDGTTTTTATLTVTVFGTNDAPVANADTNWAQEDTTNATGNVLQTIAHAGAPSGIFSDVADTDVDIEALTVTNVSDTNENLAVIAGTTSANGTVIVGQYGTLTLGADGSYSYVVDNSNAAVQGLDTGESLVDNAFTYTVTDGTTTTTATLTVTVFGTNDAPVANADTNWAQEDTTNATGNVLQTIAHAGAPSGIFSDVADTDVDIEALTVTNVSDTNENLAVIAGTTSANGTVIVGQYGTLTLGADGSYSYVVDNSNAAVQGLDTGESLVDNAFTYTVTDGTTTTTATLTVTVFGTNDAPVANADTNWAQEDTTNATGNVLQTIAHAGAPSGIFSDVADTDVDIEALTVTNVSDTNENLAVIAGTTSANGTVIVGQYGTLTLGADGSYSYVVDNSNAAVQGLDTGESLVDNAFTYTVTDGTTTTTATLTVTVFGTNDAPVANADTNWAQEDTTNATGNVLQTIAHAGAPSGIFSDVADTDVDIETLTVTNVSDTNENLAVIAGTTSANGTVIVGQYGTLTLGADGSYSYVVDNSNAAVQGLDTGESLVDNAFTYTVTDGTTTTTATLTVTVFGTNDAPVANADTNWAQEDTTNATGNVLQTIAHAGAPSGIFSDVADTDVDIETLTVTNVSDTNENLAVIAGTTSANGTVIVGQYGTLTLGADGSYSYVVDNSNAAVQGLDTGESLVDNAFTYTVTDGTTTTTATLTVTVFGTNDAPVANADTNWAQEDTTNATGNVLQTIAHAGAPSGIFSDVADTDVDIETLTVTNVSDTNENLAVIAGTTSANGTVIVGQYGTLTLGADGSYSYVVDNSNAAVQGLDTGESLVDNAFTYTVTDGTTTTTATLTVTVFGTNDAPVVVNTHNWMSSDPAQQTATSPSYPNGYPLLVTIPTDVDGENLVVTANTVPGGVYYFDGINYVPVVAGVTVLYDPSSGINFLDDLVYRPTVTVDDTLNASLVLNVTDGTATVQQTVFIHEVPPNSLPTEVHTIGNGSSPLNFGNAQTLPITLSQATVDGILNDPFSSTIRVSTDFQEAPFVVPIPVAERNPGVFHDHSAGSEREEEVQVEIVIGTNHFVIVEDDLTAATFEQSWTYNSLTGLMEATVSYGNIFLLDSLGNATTTSLADYLILHPPSVGDTWTLSYRDNDGGNYQARLAQFDFFTNNPGDPGIVVNGDTNLPDQIYGTSGNDNLSGNGGDDIILGRGGNDLLSGGLGDDTLDGGTGTDTASYSSASVGVVVDLNVVTPQNTVGAGIDTLLNIDNLIGSGSADTLTGNGNANSLSGGGGDDILVGGGGIDTLTGGAGVDHFQYNATSEGLDHIIDFSGHGGQLDVLEFDNAAFGSLGVGTLDVSHFASNASGTATAATAQFVYNTTSHTLSYDSDGTGAAAAIAMAVLENGFALNNTDIRIV; encoded by the coding sequence ATGAACGCGCAATTTCAGATAGCTCAGGCCACCGGCACCGGCACTGGAAATTCCGCTAGCGCAGCAAAGCCGCGAATCTTCAAGCTGACGAAGCCGCTGACCGATCAAGCGGTCATCATCAATCTCGGCTACGACCAAAAAGTTCAAGTCGACTTCTCGTCGATCGCCAATGAGAAAATCACGCTCGTCCACGTCGGCGAAAAGCTGATCATCCTGTTCGACAACCAGTCGACCGTGACGGTCGAGCCGTTCTTCGATTCTAGGCACGATGCGCAGCAAAATCTTTCGATCGAAGTGGCGCCGGGCCGCCAGGTTACGGTCAATGAATTTGCCAGCCTGTTTCCGATCACCACCGATCAATCCGTGTTGCCGGCAGCCGGCACCGAAGGCGGCAACGCGCAGGCGAGCGGCGCGAACTTCAGCCCTTACGAAGTGGACCCGTTGCCGCCTGTCCCAACCAATAAACTGGCGCCCCAGGAAGCGCTGGGCAATTTTGTCCTTACCCCGGAGACCTTCGCGGGCGTGCCGACCGAAGAACCAGCGCCACCAGCCGGCCCGACAATCGTGGCGGGCATTGGGCTGCCTCTGTCGGTGGATGAAAGCTTCATTCCAGTCGTCGGATCGCAGCAGGCGCCGGCCGGATCGAATGTCGATACCGAGGCCTTTGCGTCAGCGTTCACGGTGGATGCGCCGGCCGGCGTACAGTCGGTGACCTATGCGCTGACGATCAACAACCCGACGACCAATTTGATCGATTCGATCAGCGGCGAGCAGGTGCTGCTGTCGCTGAATGGCGCCATGGTCGAGGGGCGGACGGCGATCGGCGGCGACCTTGTATTCACGCTTACGGTCGACGCCGCCGGCAACGTGACGTTCACCGAGCTGCGCGGCGTGCATGAGGGCACACCCGGCGATTTCAACGAAGGTATTTCACTGACGTCAGGATTGGTTTCGCTGACCGCAACGGTGACGGACGTTAATAACGTCAGTGCGAGCGCGAGTATCGATCTTGGGCCGCAGATTACGATCAATGACGACGGTCCGCATGCGGTAGCGGATACCAATTGGACCGTTGAGGACTCGGCAGGTTCTATTGTCGGCAACGCTCTTCTGGATATTTCGCATTCTGGCGATCCTTCCCCCGTGCTTGATTTCGCCGATGTCGGCGACATTGTTGGTGCGGATAGCGGCTTTGTTACGGGGATCGCCGCGGGTGCGGGGTCGCCGGTGGTCGTTCCATCTGGACTCGGCGGTGTGGACATCACGGGTGCATACGGGCACTTGGTTATCCATGAGGATGGATCTTATAGCTATTCGCTTGGTGGAAGCGGAGTAGACACGGCGGCCGTACAGGCGTTGGACGATGGAGATGTGCCGCTTCTGGACGTCTTTACCTATACGGTCACAGATGGCGATGGAGATGCATCCTCTGCTTCATTAACTATTTCGGTGTTCGGCACCAACGACGCGCCGGTTGCCAATGCGGACACCAACTGGGCGCAGGAGGACACCACGAATGCGACCGGCAACGTGCTGCAGACGATTGCGCATGCGGGCGCGCCGTCGGGCATCTTCTCGGACGTTGCGGATACCGATGTCGACATCGAGACGCTGACGGTCACCAATGTCTCGGACACCAACGAGAACCTGGCGGTTATCGCCGGGACGACGTCGGCGAACGGCACGGTGATCGTTGGCCAGTACGGCACGCTGACGCTGGGTGCGGACGGCTCGTACAGCTATGTGGTCGACAACAGCAATGCGGCGGTGCAGGGGCTGGATACCGGCGAGTCGCTGGTGGACAACGCGTTCACCTATACGGTGACGGACGGCACGACGACGACGACGGCGACGCTGACGGTGACGGTGTTCGGCACCAACGACGCGCCGGTTGCCAATGCGGACACCAACTGGGCGCAGGAGGACACTACGAATGCGACCGGCAACGTGCTGCAGACGATTGCGCATGCGGGCGCGCCGTCGGGCATCTTCTCGGACGTTGCGGATACCGATGTCGACATCGAGGCGCTGACGGTCACCAACGTCTCGGACACCAACGAGAACCTGGCGGTTATCGCCGGGACGACGTCGGCGAACGGCACGGTGATCGTTGGCCAGTACGGCACGCTGACGCTGGGTGCGGACGGCTCGTACAGCTATGTGGTCGACAACAGCAATGCGGCGGTGCAGGGGCTGGATACCGGCGAGTCGCTGGTGGACAACGCGTTCACCTATACGGTGACGGACGGCACGACGACGACGACGGCGACGCTGACGGTGACGGTGTTCGGCACCAACGACGCGCCGGTTGCCAATGCGGACACCAACTGGGCGCAGGAGGACACCACGAATGCGACCGGCAACGTGCTGCAGACGATTGCGCATGCGGGCGCGCCGTCGGGCATCTTCTCGGACGTTGCGGATACCGATGTCGACATCGAGGCGCTGACGGTCACCAATGTCTCGGACACCAACGAGAACCTGGCGGTTATCGCCGGGACGACGTCGGCGAACGGCACGGTGATCGTTGGCCAGTACGGCACGCTGACGCTGGGTGCGGACGGCTCGTACAGCTATGTGGTCGACAACAGCAATGCGGCGGTGCAGGGGCTGGATACCGGCGAGTCGCTGGTGGACAACGCGTTCACCTATACGGTGACGGACGGCACGACGACGACGACGGCGACGCTGACGGTGACGGTGTTCGGCACCAACGACGCGCCGGTTGCCAATGCGGACACCAACTGGGCGCAGGAGGACACTACGAATGCGACCGGCAACGTGCTGCAGACGATTGCGCATGCGGGCGCGCCGTCGGGCATCTTCTCGGACGTTGCGGATACCGATGTCGACATCGAGGCGCTGACGGTCACCAATGTCTCGGACACCAACGAGAACCTGGCGGTTATCGCCGGGACGACGTCGGCGAACGGCACGGTGATCGTTGGCCAGTACGGCACGCTGACGCTGGGTGCGGACGGCTCGTACAGCTATGTGGTCGACAACAGCAATGCGGCGGTGCAGGGGCTGGATACCGGCGAGTCGCTGGTGGACAACGCGTTCACCTATACGGTGACGGACGGCACGACGACGACGACGGCGACGCTGACGGTGACGGTGTTCGGCACCAACGACGCGCCGGTTGCCAATGCGGACACCAACTGGGCGCAGGAGGACACCACGAATGCGACCGGCAACGTGCTGCAGACGATTGCGCATGCGGGCGCGCCGTCGGGCATCTTCTCGGACGTTGCGGATACCGATGTCGACATCGAGGCGCTGACGGTCACCAATGTCTCGGACACCAACGAGAACCTGGCGGTTATCGCCGGGACGACGTCGGCGAACGGCACGGTGATCGTTGGCCAGTACGGCACGCTGACGCTGGGTGCGGACGGCTCGTACAGCTATGTGGTCGACAACAGCAATGCGGCGGTGCAGGGGCTGGATACCGGCGAGTCGCTGGTGGACAACGCGTTCACCTATACGGTGACGGACGGCACGACGACGACGACGGCGACGCTGACGGTGACGGTGTTCGGCACCAACGACGCGCCGGTTGCCAATGCGGACACCAACTGGGCGCAGGAGGACACTACGAATGCGACCGGCAACGTGCTGCAGACGATTGCGCATGCGGGCGCGCCGTCGGGCATCTTCTCGGACGTTGCGGATACCGATGTCGACATCGAGGCGCTGACGGTCACCAACGTCTCGGACACCAACGAGAACCTGGCGGTTATCGCCGGGACGACGTCGGCGAACGGCACGGTGATCGTTGGCCAGTACGGCACGCTGACGCTGGGTGCGGACGGCTCGTACAGCTATGTGGTCGACAACAGCAATGCGGCGGTGCAGGGGCTGGATACCGGCGAGTCGCTGGTGGACAACGCGTTCACCTATACGGTGACGGACGGCACGACGACGACGACGGCGACGCTGACGGTGACGGTGTTCGGCACCAACGACGCGCCGGTTGCCAATGCGGACACCAACTGGGCGCAGGAGGACACCACGAATGCGACCGGCAACGTGCTGCAGACGATTGCGCATGCGGGCGCGCCGTCGGGCATCTTCTCGGACGTTGCGGATACCGATGTCGACATCGAGGCGCTGACGGTCACCAATGTCTCGGACACCAACGAGAACCTGGCGGTTATCGCCGGGACGACGTCGGCGAACGGCACGGTGATCGTTGGCCAGTACGGCACGCTGACGCTGGGTGCGGACGGCTCGTACAGCTATGTGGTCGACAACAGCAATGCGGCGGTGCAGGGGCTGGATACCGGCGAGTCGCTGGTGGACAACGCGTTCACCTATACGGTGACGGACGGCACGACGACGACGACGGCGACGCTGACGGTGACGGTGTTCGGCACCAACGACGCGCCGGTTGCCAATGCGGACACCAACTGGGCGCAGGAGGACACTACGAATGCGACCGGCAACGTGCTGCAGACGATTGCGCATGCGGGCGCGCCGTCGGGCATCTTCTCGGACGTTGCGGATACCGATGTCGACATCGAGGCGCTGACGGTCACCAACGTCTCGGACACCAACGAGAACCTGGCGGTTATCGCCGGGACGACGTCGGCGAACGGCACGGTGATCGTTGGCCAGTACGGCACGCTGACGCTGGGTGCGGACGGCTCGTACAGCTATGTGGTCGACAACAGCAATGCGGCGGTGCAGGGGCTGGATACCGGCGAGTCGCTGGTGGACAACGCGTTCACCTATACGGTGACGGACGGCACGACGACGACGACGGCGACGCTGACGGTGACGGTGTTCGGCACCAACGACGCGCCGGTTGCCAATGCGGACACCAACTGGGCGCAGGAGGACACTACGAATGCGACCGGCAACGTGCTGCAGACGATTGCGCATGCGGGCGCGCCGTCGGGCATCTTCTCGGACGTTGCGGATACCGATGTCGACATCGAGACGCTGACGGTCACCAACGTCTCGGACACCAACGAGAACCTGGCGGTTATCGCCGGGACGACGTCGGCGAACGGCACGGTGATCGTTGGCCAGTACGGCACGCTGACGCTGGGTGCGGACGGCTCGTACAGCTATGTGGTCGACAACAGCAATGCGGCGGTGCAGGGGCTGGATACCGGCGAGTCGCTGGTGGACAACGCGTTCACCTATACGGTGACGGACGGCACGACGACGACGACGGCGACGCTGACGGTGACGGTGTTCGGCACCAACGACGCGCCGGTTGCCAATGCGGACACCAACTGGGCGCAGGAGGACACTACGAATGCGACCGGCAACGTGCTGCAGACGATTGCGCATGCGGGCGCGCCGTCGGGCATCTTCTCGGACGTTGCGGATACCGATGTCGACATCGAGACGCTGACGGTCACCAACGTCTCGGACACCAACGAGAACCTGGCGGTTATCGCCGGGACGACGTCGGCGAACGGCACGGTGATCGTTGGCCAGTACGGCACGCTGACGCTGGGTGCGGACGGCTCGTACAGCTATGTGGTCGACAACAGCAATGCGGCGGTGCAGGGGCTGGATACCGGCGAGTCGCTGGTGGACAACGCGTTCACCTATACGGTGACGGACGGCACGACGACGACGACGGCGACGCTGACGGTGACGGTGTTCGGCACCAACGACGCGCCGGTTGCCAATGCGGACACCAACTGGGCGCAGGAGGACACTACGAATGCGACCGGCAACGTGCTGCAGACGATTGCGCATGCGGGCGCGCCGTCGGGCATCTTCTCGGACGTTGCGGATACCGATGTCGACATCGAGACGCTGACGGTCACCAACGTCTCGGACACCAACGAGAACCTGGCGGTTATCGCCGGGACGACGTCGGCGAACGGCACGGTGATCGTTGGCCAGTACGGCACGCTGACGCTGGGTGCGGACGGCTCGTACAGCTATGTGGTCGACAACAGCAATGCGGCGGTGCAGGGGCTGGATACCGGCGAGTCGCTGGTGGACAACGCGTTCACCTATACGGTGACGGACGGCACGACGACGACGACGGCGACGCTGACGGTGACGGTGTTCGGCACCAACGACGCGCCGGTTGTTGTCAACACGCACAACTGGATGTCCAGCGATCCGGCCCAACAGACTGCCACTTCACCAAGCTACCCGAACGGATATCCACTGCTCGTTACTATTCCGACCGACGTCGATGGGGAGAATCTTGTCGTAACTGCAAATACCGTTCCGGGCGGTGTTTATTATTTCGACGGGATAAATTATGTGCCGGTCGTGGCAGGCGTCACCGTGTTGTATGACCCTTCATCGGGTATCAATTTTCTCGATGATCTTGTCTATCGGCCGACGGTCACTGTGGACGATACGCTGAATGCGAGCCTGGTTCTGAATGTCACCGATGGAACGGCGACGGTCCAGCAAACGGTTTTCATCCATGAGGTTCCGCCGAACAGTTTGCCGACTGAAGTCCACACAATCGGAAACGGAAGTAGTCCTCTGAACTTTGGCAACGCTCAAACCCTGCCGATCACACTTTCGCAGGCAACGGTGGACGGCATTCTTAATGATCCGTTCAGTAGCACCATTCGTGTTTCTACCGATTTTCAAGAAGCTCCGTTTGTGGTCCCCATTCCAGTGGCTGAGCGAAATCCTGGCGTATTCCACGACCACAGCGCCGGCTCAGAACGCGAGGAGGAGGTGCAGGTCGAGATTGTGATCGGAACCAACCATTTCGTTATTGTAGAAGACGACCTGACCGCCGCAACTTTTGAGCAAAGCTGGACTTATAACTCTCTAACCGGTCTAATGGAGGCCACAGTCAGCTATGGCAACATCTTCTTGCTTGATTCCCTGGGGAACGCGACGACAACGTCGCTGGCTGATTATCTGATCCTCCATCCACCCTCTGTGGGCGACACCTGGACGCTTTCGTATAGGGACAATGACGGCGGGAACTATCAGGCTCGTCTCGCCCAATTTGATTTCTTCACGAATAATCCGGGGGACCCTGGCATTGTCGTCAACGGTGACACCAATCTGCCAGACCAGATTTACGGTACCTCCGGCAACGACAACTTGTCCGGAAATGGGGGTGACGACATCATTCTCGGCCGCGGTGGCAATGATCTCCTTAGTGGCGGCCTTGGCGACGACACGTTGGATGGCGGGACTGGAACCGACACTGCTAGTTATTCAAGCGCAAGCGTCGGCGTCGTTGTCGACCTCAACGTTGTCACTCCGCAGAATACTGTTGGAGCGGGTATTGATACGCTCTTGAATATCGACAATCTCATCGGCTCTGGATCTGCGGATACGTTGACAGGCAACGGTAACGCCAACTCCTTGTCCGGAGGAGGCGGCGACGACATCTTGGTCGGAGGAGGAGGTATTGATACTCTGACAGGCGGCGCGGGGGTTGATCACTTCCAGTATAACGCGACGTCGGAAGGGCTCGATCACATCATCGACTTCAGCGGCCATGGTGGCCAGCTCGATGTGCTAGAGTTTGACAACGCTGCCTTTGGAAGTCTGGGCGTGGGAACGCTCGATGTGTCTCACTTCGCTTCGAACGCGTCGGGCACAGCGACGGCGGCAACGGCGCAGTTCGTGTATAATACTACCTCGCACACGCTTTCCTATGACTCGGACGGTACGGGAGCGGCGGCTGCCATAGCCATGGCGGTTCTCGAGAACGGTTTTGCTCTCAACAATACGGACATTCGCATCGTCTAA
- a CDS encoding DUF3617 domain-containing protein codes for MWHFVRTLELVVSSKIRHKLLAREMTRCVDPTQAMKVTFSQAPVGSCVSAKPEKSGNKYTFSNRCDYMGPVSTVITVHSDESYTEANELTVGKIPRSELVVARRVGDCDGDAGNSGRQAVLSH; via the coding sequence ATGTGGCACTTTGTAAGGACGCTCGAGCTGGTTGTGTCCTCGAAGATCAGGCATAAATTGCTGGCGCGAGAAATGACGCGCTGTGTTGATCCCACACAGGCCATGAAGGTCACTTTTTCGCAGGCCCCTGTTGGAAGCTGCGTTTCGGCAAAGCCGGAAAAGTCGGGCAATAAGTACACCTTCTCCAATCGGTGCGACTATATGGGGCCGGTCAGCACCGTCATAACCGTTCACAGCGATGAATCTTACACCGAAGCCAACGAACTCACCGTCGGCAAGATTCCGAGGTCGGAATTGGTCGTGGCGCGGAGGGTAGGGGATTGCGACGGTGATGCAGGAAATTCCGGCCGGCAGGCTGTCTTGTCACACTGA
- a CDS encoding DUF2939 domain-containing protein, whose translation MRWIAAVFAALLVLLLVYAGSAYVSLNGLVKAARAADIDEVMARTDLERTKRSLVDQIVGAYLKRLGEKRPVKPLERMVAHTYGASIADALVGKMLTKENLASLLQDGKVRGVDGVTNLSLEPLKTIELSDLGQVIRRISLVKPVEFAIRLGDAEDASGISLHFNGAGWQLSGIQLPAKVAQTLAATLPVR comes from the coding sequence ATGCGCTGGATCGCCGCGGTATTCGCAGCGCTGCTCGTGCTGCTGCTGGTGTATGCGGGCTCGGCTTACGTCTCGCTGAACGGGTTGGTCAAGGCCGCACGCGCGGCCGATATCGACGAAGTCATGGCCCGAACCGACCTGGAGCGAACAAAGCGTTCGCTGGTCGATCAGATCGTCGGCGCGTACCTGAAGCGACTGGGCGAAAAGCGGCCCGTTAAGCCCCTGGAGCGAATGGTGGCCCATACCTATGGCGCGTCGATCGCCGACGCTCTCGTCGGAAAAATGCTGACCAAGGAAAATCTGGCCTCGTTGCTGCAAGATGGCAAAGTCAGAGGTGTCGACGGGGTCACGAACCTATCGCTGGAACCGCTGAAAACGATCGAGCTGTCGGACCTCGGCCAAGTCATCCGCAGGATCTCGTTGGTGAAGCCAGTCGAGTTCGCTATTCGACTCGGAGACGCCGAAGATGCCAGCGGAATCAGCCTTCATTTCAACGGCGCGGGATGGCAACTCTCCGGAATCCAGCTGCCCGCGAAGGTCGCCCAAACGCTCGCGGCGACGCTGCCGGTGAGATAG
- a CDS encoding haloacid dehalogenase type II, which produces MNKLTGIRACVFDAYGTVFDFATAASRCPDIPEQSRAALTTLWRDKQLQYTWLRTLQGRYVDFWQVTGDALDFALDSLGIRKPGLHETLMELYRTLAAFPEVFDVLRSLRQSGFSTAILSNGSPAMLEAAVAGAGLGGLFDAVLSADAVGAFKTHPKVYQYALDRLGVPASAVSFQSSNGWDAYAASDFGMRVVWCNRYGQQRERLPGAPDHEIRTLAELPALLSRAGD; this is translated from the coding sequence ATGAACAAGCTCACTGGGATTCGCGCCTGCGTCTTCGACGCCTATGGCACGGTGTTCGATTTCGCCACCGCTGCCTCGCGCTGCCCGGATATTCCGGAACAAAGTCGCGCCGCCCTGACGACGCTTTGGCGCGACAAGCAGCTTCAATACACCTGGCTGCGGACGCTTCAGGGCCGCTATGTCGATTTCTGGCAGGTCACCGGCGACGCCCTGGATTTCGCGCTGGATAGTCTTGGAATTCGAAAACCGGGTCTGCACGAAACGTTGATGGAGCTCTATCGCACGCTCGCCGCCTTCCCGGAGGTATTCGACGTGCTTCGTTCCCTGCGCCAGTCCGGCTTTTCGACGGCCATCCTCTCCAACGGATCGCCGGCGATGCTGGAGGCGGCCGTCGCCGGCGCCGGGCTCGGCGGGCTGTTCGATGCCGTGCTCTCCGCCGATGCGGTCGGCGCATTCAAGACCCATCCCAAGGTCTATCAATACGCGCTGGATCGACTGGGAGTGCCTGCCTCCGCCGTATCGTTCCAATCCTCCAATGGATGGGACGCCTATGCGGCCTCGGATTTCGGCATGCGGGTGGTCTGGTGCAACCGCTACGGACAACAGCGCGAACGATTACCGGGCGCGCCGGATCATGAAATCCGCACGCTGGCTGAACTGCCTGCGCTGCTGTCCCGGGCGGGGGACTGA
- a CDS encoding carboxymuconolactone decarboxylase family protein, with amino-acid sequence MTEIARLTLEKKSRDNAEPRAKAALEAVQKGLGFVPNMYANMANSPGALETYGVGYGFFRGEGGFTPAEQEVVFLTISHENGCEYCMAAHSMVGEKMSGVPAPVLHALRSGLPLPDAKLQALSVFTRVMVASRGKPTRQDLQLFLAAGFSERQVLEIILAIAVKTISNYSNHVFHTEVDPVFAAYRWETPKAA; translated from the coding sequence ATGACTGAGATCGCAAGACTGACGCTGGAGAAGAAGAGCCGCGACAACGCCGAGCCGCGCGCGAAGGCCGCTCTCGAGGCCGTGCAAAAGGGCCTCGGTTTCGTCCCGAACATGTATGCCAACATGGCAAACTCGCCGGGCGCGCTTGAAACGTATGGCGTCGGCTATGGTTTCTTCCGCGGCGAGGGCGGCTTCACGCCGGCGGAGCAGGAGGTCGTGTTCCTCACGATCAGCCATGAAAACGGCTGCGAATACTGCATGGCCGCGCACAGCATGGTCGGCGAGAAGATGTCCGGGGTCCCGGCGCCCGTTCTTCATGCATTGCGTTCGGGTCTGCCGCTGCCGGATGCAAAGCTGCAAGCGCTGTCCGTCTTCACGCGCGTCATGGTGGCGAGCCGCGGCAAACCGACCCGCCAGGACCTCCAGCTGTTCCTCGCCGCAGGCTTCAGCGAACGGCAGGTGCTGGAAATCATTCTCGCCATCGCCGTGAAAACCATCAGCAACTACTCGAACCACGTCTTCCATACCGAAGTCGATCCGGTATTCGCGGCGTATCGCTGGGAAACGCCGAAGGCGGCATAG